From Lutra lutra chromosome 14, mLutLut1.2, whole genome shotgun sequence, a single genomic window includes:
- the MAP10 gene encoding microtubule-associated protein 10, protein MAAPLSERLFSLELLVDCVRLEVGLLPPPPVVAVEEEQEEAEEEEEEASPPRPSRDLCPAVAFRLLDFPTLLVYPPEGPGAPAPEPRPGLVSFGRGKSCLFRLHPATLCRQLLRTPLYTLLLQLPPGRPTPTPQLLGACSISLATTAHKVLGQAAPGCSHGHRGSFPLHNQVGERIGDIALGYRLTDLGSSLLGHLERPVASTGGGVERGEIGYQTPQEKQQPRSEPRTRHADSFLVGLKIPKAQKGLEEGAFHSKTNSGDTVSVKPGKTSSVCSNSSGVRSLSPPDQEVTELDIETNTFCPPPLYYTHLTQEKMPPVQGTITIKPQVNVPEEPDGICLEENRATAPKHTDSLKRTNSGTHENPPVPINPPHVQDAGARDQTTDHAQTEQNRINTIRQLPLLNALLVELSVLYNQPVASPTHIHPHLAWLYRTEDKKSPESSAKCTCKSESKDKLPVGGNEKFMNLQYKKNQVENLKKGKHFEKNSGHPPRRVPRGKLLYGLTNTLKLRLKQTNPDMLVVHERREQYRKMQAQMLGAKLRIPSSKVKVLSFAEQHQKPHQLPNDECLGLDASFAENSDTSKQISGVFDDPSTTKETKLKCATEKAVDCDEHRRDNGLLEEIVTPADSTVPQGFMHASILEGKVEMKVQSPCVFQQVAVVNRIVVDKEMEDKQVKTTDDDILIEDIGEDKPCKNSCSESISELKYSDDFTSPCSSEDFSTSDDTSRILQTHDSSPGSENPKHNQYTSKSSEAILSTRKNSSEKSSVLSPPFSAGSPVYSYKRSHISKIKDKSLEEVSSISTSDLSSSHWTEEKENQIDRSSMHNTKVLKRGQDTPTKLKTGTGCKSSEKSQSPRTSQVSSYLPSNLSDLELHVLDSSAPDHFDEDDEVASLSISKQCKDICELVINKLPGYTV, encoded by the coding sequence ATGGCGGCGCCCTTGTCCGAGCGGCTCTTCTCGCTGGAGCTGCTCGTCGACTGCGTGCGTCTAGAAGTCgggctgctgccgccgccgcccgtGGTCGCGGTGGAGGAGGAGCAAGAGGAGGccgaagaggaggaggaggaggcatccCCGCCACGGCCATCGCGCGACTTATGCCCCGCCGTGGCCTTCCGCCTGCTGGACTTCCCCACGCTGCTGGTTTACCCTCCGGAAGGCCCCGGCGCCCCGGCCCCGGAGCCCCGACCTGGCCTGGTCAGCTTCGGTCGCGGCAAGTCCTGTCTCTTCCGCCTGCACCCCGCCACCCTGTGCCGCCAGCTCCTTCGGACCCCGCTTTACACCTTGCTGCTGCAGCTGCCCCCCGGGCGTCCCACGCCCACCCCGCAGCTCCTCGGTGCCTGCAGCATCTCTCTGGCTACCACCGCCCACAAGGTCCTGGGGCAGGCCGCCCCCGGCTGCTCCCACGGCCATCGAGGGAGTTTCCCTCTGCATAACCAAGTTGGGGAGCGGATTGGGGACATTGCCCTGGGCTACCGCTTAACCGATTTGGGAAGCAGCTTGTTGGGGCATCTTGAGAGGCCAGTCGCTTCCACGGGAGGTGGGGTGGAGCGCGGAGAGATCGGTTACCAGACCCCGCAGGAAAAACAGCAACCACGGTCAGAGCCAAGAACAAGACATGCTGATAGTTTTCTCGTGGGtttaaaaatcccaaaagcaCAGAAAGGTTTGGAGGAAGGAGCTTTCCATAGTAAGACCAACTCTGGTGACACTGTTTCTGTGAAGCCTGGCAAAACCAGCTCTGTTTGTTCAAATTCTAGTGGTGTGAGGAGCCTTAGCCCCCCAGATCAGGAAGTCACAGAGTTAGACATCGAAACCAACACATTTTGCCCCCCTCCTCTGTATTACACTCATTTGACCCAAGAAAAGATGCCCCCTGTACAGGGTACAATCACCATTAAGCCTCAGGTAAATGTACCTGAGGAACCAGATGGTATTTGTCTGGAGGAAAACCGTGCAACTGCCCCAAAACATACTGATTCTCTGAAACGTACTAATTCTGGGACACATGAAAATCCTCCAGTGCCCATAAATCCTCCGCATGTTCAGGATGCAGGAGCACGTGACCAAACTACAGATCATGCTCAAACTGAACAAAATAGAATTAATACAATAAGGCAGCTGCCTTTGTTAAATGCCTTGTTGGTTGAGTTGTCCGTGTTATATAACCAGCCTGTGGCAAGCCCTACTCACATACATCCTCACTTAGCCTGGTTATATAGAACTGAGGATAAGAAGTCACCAGAATCTTCTGCCAAATGCACATGTAAATCTGAATCTAAGGATAAGCTTCCTGTGGGGGGAAATGAAAAGTTCATGAATCTTCAGTATAAAAAGAACCAAGTCGAAAATCTCAAAAAAggtaaacattttgaaaagaacagTGGTCACCCCCCCAGAAGAGTCCCAAGGGGGAAGCTGCTTTACGGTTTAACAAATACACTTAAACTACGTTTAAAGCAGACAAATCCTGATATGTTGGTAGTACATGAAAGAAGAGAGCAGTATAGAAAAATGCAAGCACAAATGTTGGGTGCAAAACTCAGAATTCCATCATCCAAAGTTAAAGTATTAAGCTTTGCGGAACAACATCAGAAGCCACACCAACTGCCAAATGACGAGTGTTTGGGATTAGATGCGTCTTTTGCTGAAAACAGTGATACCTCAAAGCAAATCAGTGGAGTTTTTGATGACCCTAGCACAACTAAAGAAACTAAACTGAAATGTGCAACTGAAAAAGCTGTAGATTGTGATGAACATAGAAGAGATAATGGTTTATTGGAAGAAATTGTGACACCTGCAGATTCCACCGTCCCACAAGGGTTTATGCACGCAAGTATTTTGGAAGGAAAAGTGGAAATGAAAGTCCAAAGTCCATGTGTTTTCCAACAAGTTGCAGTTGTTAACAGAATTGTAgtagataaagaaatggaagataaacAGGTCAAAACCACAGATGATGACATTCTTATTGAAGATATCGGTGAAGATAAACCATGTAAAAATAGTTGCTCTGAAAGCATCTCAGAACTGAAGTATTCCGATGACTTCACCAGCCCTTGCTCTTCTGAAGATTTCTCTACCTCCGACGACACTAGCAGAATTTTACAAACTCATGATAGCAGTCCCGGGTCGGAAAATCCAAAACATAATCAATATACAAGTAAATCTAGTGAAGCAATACTGTCCACAAGAAAAAACAGCAGTGAAAAGAGTTCTGTTCTTAGCCCGCCTTTTTCAGCTGGGTCGCCAGTATACTCATATAAAAGATCTCATATttcaaagattaaagataaaagtTTGGAGGAAGTGTCTAGTATCTCTACCAGTGATTTATCTTCATCACATTGGactgaggagaaagaaaaccagataGATCGAAGCAGTATGCATAATACTAAAGTTCTAAAGAGGGGTCAGGACACCCCTACTAAACTTAAAACAGGAACTGGTTGCAAGTCTTCAGAAAAAAGCCAGTCACCTCGGACATCTCAAGTGAGTTCTTATCTGCCATCTAATTTGTCGGACCTGGAACTTCATGTCCTGGACAGCAGTGCACCAGATCACTTTGACGAAGACGATGAAGTTGCCTCACTAAGTATTTCCAAGCAATGCAAAGATATTTGCGAATTAGTCATAAATAAACTTCCAGGATATACAGTGTGA